One Parageobacillus sp. KH3-4 genomic region harbors:
- the rnr gene encoding ribonuclease R: MDQSLVERILTFMRDEAYKPLTVQELEEAFGITDAATFKEFVKALVAMEEQGLVVRTRSNRYGVPEKMNLVRGKVSGHAKGFAFVVPDDPALDDIFIPPSEMKNAMHGDTVLVRVHADSSGARREGTIVRILERGITEVVGTYTESKYFGFVIPDDKKIVNDIFIPKHAANGAVEGHKVVVRLTSYPQGRMSAEGEVVKILGHKNDPGVDILSIIHKHGLPLQFPDEVLEHANRISDTISEKDLQGRRDLRDQMIVTIDGEDAKDLDDAVTVTKLENGHYKLGVHIADVSYYVEEGSPIDREAYERGTSVYLVDRVIPMIPHRLSNGICSLNPKVDRLTISCEMEINERGEVVSHEIFQSVIRTTERMTYSDVNKILVDKDEELRKKYAPLVPMFELMAELAEILRNKRMKRGAIDFDFKEAKVLVDENGKPYDVVLRERSVAERLIEEFMLVANETVAEHFYWLNVPFIYRVHEDPKPEKLQRFLEFITNFGYVVKGTGNHIHPRALQEILEAVRGEPEEMLISTVMLRSMKQARYDAESLGHYGLSTDFYTHFTSPIRRYPDLIVHRLIRTYLINGQMDEQTQQKWAEKLPDIAEHASNMERRAVEAERETDDLKKTEFMEDKIGMEFDGIISSVTNFGLFVELPNTVEGLVHVSYLTDDYYRYDERSYAMIGERTGKVYRIGDQITVRVINVNKEERIVDFEIVGMKDRRRKDPKNAPVVIEGKKRKKRNKDEKLKKAKKKKFYEDIPKLKVKKKKKKKK; the protein is encoded by the coding sequence ATGGATCAATCGTTAGTCGAGCGAATTTTAACGTTTATGCGGGATGAGGCATACAAACCTCTTACCGTTCAAGAGCTGGAAGAAGCGTTCGGCATCACGGACGCGGCAACGTTTAAGGAGTTTGTAAAAGCGCTTGTCGCGATGGAGGAGCAAGGGCTTGTTGTACGGACGAGAAGCAACCGCTACGGTGTGCCGGAAAAAATGAATTTAGTGCGCGGAAAAGTGTCCGGGCACGCGAAAGGATTCGCTTTCGTCGTGCCAGACGATCCGGCGCTCGATGACATTTTTATTCCGCCTTCCGAGATGAAAAACGCAATGCATGGCGATACTGTATTAGTGCGCGTGCATGCCGATTCTTCAGGTGCGCGCAGAGAGGGAACGATTGTGCGCATTTTAGAACGCGGCATCACCGAAGTGGTCGGAACTTATACGGAAAGCAAATATTTCGGATTTGTCATCCCTGATGATAAAAAGATTGTCAACGACATTTTTATCCCGAAACATGCGGCAAATGGGGCCGTGGAAGGACATAAAGTCGTCGTGCGGCTCACCTCGTACCCGCAAGGACGAATGAGTGCCGAAGGGGAAGTTGTTAAAATTCTTGGCCATAAAAACGATCCAGGCGTCGATATTTTATCCATTATTCATAAGCACGGTCTTCCGTTGCAATTTCCAGACGAAGTACTTGAACACGCCAACCGCATTTCCGACACGATTTCCGAAAAAGACTTGCAAGGACGCCGCGATTTGCGCGACCAAATGATTGTCACGATTGACGGCGAAGACGCAAAAGACTTGGATGACGCTGTTACCGTCACGAAATTGGAAAACGGGCATTATAAACTTGGCGTCCACATTGCCGATGTCAGCTATTATGTCGAAGAGGGCTCGCCGATTGACCGGGAAGCGTACGAACGCGGGACAAGCGTTTATTTGGTCGACCGCGTCATTCCGATGATTCCGCATCGTTTGTCTAACGGCATTTGTTCGTTAAATCCGAAAGTCGACCGTTTGACGATTTCATGCGAAATGGAAATCAACGAGCGCGGCGAAGTCGTCAGCCACGAAATTTTCCAAAGTGTCATTCGCACGACGGAGCGGATGACGTATTCGGATGTGAACAAAATTCTTGTTGACAAAGACGAAGAGCTGCGAAAAAAATACGCTCCGCTTGTGCCGATGTTTGAATTAATGGCTGAACTTGCGGAGATTTTGCGCAATAAACGGATGAAGCGCGGCGCGATTGATTTTGATTTTAAAGAAGCGAAAGTGCTTGTCGACGAAAACGGGAAACCGTACGATGTCGTGCTGCGTGAACGTTCGGTAGCGGAACGGCTTATTGAGGAATTTATGCTTGTGGCGAACGAGACGGTCGCCGAACATTTCTACTGGCTGAACGTCCCATTTATTTATCGCGTGCACGAAGATCCGAAACCGGAAAAATTGCAGCGTTTTCTTGAGTTTATTACCAACTTTGGCTATGTCGTAAAAGGAACGGGAAATCACATTCACCCGCGCGCGCTCCAAGAGATTTTAGAAGCAGTGCGCGGCGAGCCGGAGGAAATGCTTATATCGACGGTGATGCTTCGTTCGATGAAGCAGGCGCGTTACGATGCTGAAAGCCTCGGGCATTACGGATTATCGACCGATTTTTACACGCATTTTACCTCCCCGATCCGCCGTTATCCGGATTTAATTGTTCATCGCCTTATTCGCACGTATTTGATTAATGGGCAAATGGATGAACAGACACAGCAAAAATGGGCGGAAAAGCTCCCGGATATCGCGGAACACGCGTCGAATATGGAGCGCCGCGCAGTGGAAGCCGAGCGGGAAACAGATGATTTGAAGAAAACGGAGTTTATGGAAGATAAAATTGGCATGGAGTTTGATGGGATTATTAGCTCCGTTACGAACTTCGGCCTCTTTGTCGAACTGCCGAACACGGTCGAGGGGCTTGTTCATGTCAGCTACTTAACGGATGACTACTACCGCTACGATGAACGGAGCTACGCCATGATTGGCGAACGGACTGGAAAAGTGTACCGCATCGGCGACCAAATCACGGTTCGCGTCATCAACGTAAACAAAGAAGAGCGGATCGTTGACTTTGAGATTGTCGGGATGAAAGACCGCCGCCGTAAAGATCCAAAAAATGCTCCCGTCGTGATTGAGGGGAAAAAACGAAAAAAGCGCAATAAAGACGAGAAATTGAAAAAAGCAAAGAAAAAGAAATTTTATGAAGATATTCCAAAGCTAAAGGTGAAAAAGAAGAAGAAAAAGAAAAAATGA
- the gap gene encoding type I glyceraldehyde-3-phosphate dehydrogenase — protein sequence MAVKIGINGFGRIGRNVFRAALKNPNIEVVAVNDLTDANTLAHLLKYDSVHGKLDAEVSVNGNNIVVNGKEIVVKAERDPAQLAWNELGVDIVVESTGRFTKREDAAKHLEAGAKKVIISAPAKNEDITIVMGVNQDKYDPANHHIISNASCTTNCLAPFAKVLHEKFGIVRGMMTTVHSYTNDQQILDLPHKDLRRARAAAESIIPTTTGAAKAVALVLPELKGKLNGMAMRVPTPNVSVVDLVAELEKEVTVEEVNAALKEAAEGELKGILAYSEEPLVSRDYNGSTVSSTIDALSTMVIEGTMVKVVSWYDNETGYSHRVVDLAEYIASKGL from the coding sequence ATGGCTGTAAAAATTGGTATTAACGGTTTTGGTCGTATTGGGCGCAACGTTTTTCGCGCGGCATTAAAAAATCCAAACATTGAAGTAGTGGCGGTAAACGACTTAACGGACGCCAACACATTGGCACATCTTTTGAAATATGATTCTGTTCATGGAAAATTAGACGCGGAAGTATCGGTGAATGGCAATAATATCGTTGTAAACGGAAAAGAAATCGTGGTGAAAGCAGAACGCGACCCAGCTCAATTAGCATGGAACGAATTAGGCGTCGATATTGTCGTCGAATCGACAGGCCGCTTCACAAAACGCGAAGATGCGGCAAAACATTTGGAAGCTGGCGCGAAAAAAGTCATCATTTCTGCACCGGCGAAAAATGAAGATATTACGATCGTCATGGGTGTCAACCAAGATAAATACGATCCAGCAAACCATCACATTATTTCCAACGCTTCTTGTACAACTAACTGCTTGGCGCCATTTGCGAAAGTGCTTCACGAAAAATTTGGCATCGTCCGCGGCATGATGACGACAGTTCACTCGTATACGAACGACCAACAAATTTTGGACTTGCCTCATAAAGATTTGCGCCGTGCCCGCGCTGCTGCGGAATCGATTATTCCGACAACTACTGGTGCGGCAAAAGCAGTTGCGCTTGTGCTTCCTGAACTAAAAGGTAAACTAAACGGTATGGCAATGCGTGTGCCGACACCAAACGTGTCTGTTGTTGACCTTGTTGCGGAGCTTGAAAAAGAAGTAACGGTAGAAGAAGTCAACGCAGCATTGAAAGAAGCGGCAGAAGGCGAATTAAAAGGCATCCTGGCTTACAGTGAAGAGCCGCTTGTATCGCGCGATTATAACGGTTCTACTGTATCTTCGACAATCGATGCGCTTTCCACAATGGTTATTGAAGGAACAATGGTGAAAGTAGTATCTTGGTACGATAACGAAACAGGATACTCTCACCGCGTTGTCGATCTTGCAGAATATATCGCATCAAAAGGCCTATAA
- the smpB gene encoding SsrA-binding protein SmpB — protein sequence MPKGEGKLIAQNKKAHHDYFIEETYEAGIVLKGTEIKSIRAGKVNLKDSFAKVEKGEVFLYNMHISPYEQGNRYNHDPLRTRKLLLHRREINKLIGYTKEQGYTLVPLKLYIKNGFAKLLLGVGKGKKKYDKREDMKRREAQREIERAFRERQKL from the coding sequence ATGCCAAAAGGTGAAGGGAAACTGATTGCCCAAAACAAAAAAGCGCATCACGATTATTTTATCGAAGAAACGTATGAAGCGGGGATTGTCTTAAAAGGAACGGAAATTAAATCGATTCGCGCCGGAAAAGTGAATTTAAAGGATTCTTTTGCGAAAGTGGAAAAAGGCGAAGTATTTCTCTATAATATGCATATCAGCCCGTATGAACAAGGGAACCGCTACAACCATGACCCATTGCGGACAAGAAAGCTGCTTCTTCATCGCCGGGAAATTAATAAGCTGATTGGCTACACAAAGGAACAAGGCTATACGCTCGTTCCGTTAAAGCTATATATTAAAAACGGTTTTGCCAAATTGTTGTTGGGAGTCGGCAAAGGGAAGAAAAAATATGATAAACGCGAAGATATGAAGCGGAGAGAAGCGCAGCGCGAGATTGAACGCGCATTCCGCGAGCGGCAAAAGCTATAA
- the eno gene encoding phosphopyruvate hydratase: protein MSAIVDVYAREVLDSRGNPTVEVEVYTEDGGFGRALVPSGASTGEYEAVELRDGDKSRYLGKGVLKAVENVNEVIAPAIIGFEVTDQVGIDKTLIELDGTENKSKLGANAILGVSLAVARAAADELDLPLYQYLGGFNAKTLPVPMMNILNGGAHADNNVDIQEFMIMPVGAKSFREALRMGSEIFHSLKAVLKAKGYNTAVGDEGGFAPNLKSNEEALQTIIEAIEKAGYKPGEEVMLAMDVASSELYNKEDGKYHLEGEGVVRTSEEMVAWYEELVSKYPIISIEDGLDENDWEGHKLLTERLGKKVQLVGDDLFVTNTKKLAEGIEKGVGNSILIKVNQIGTLTETFDAIEMAKRAGYTAVVSHRSGETEDSTIADIAVATNAGQIKTGAPSRTDRVAKYNQLLRIEDQLGDTAIYNGIKSFYNLKK, encoded by the coding sequence ATGTCTGCAATTGTAGATGTATACGCACGTGAAGTATTAGACTCGCGCGGCAATCCGACAGTAGAAGTGGAAGTATATACAGAAGACGGCGGTTTTGGCCGCGCATTAGTGCCAAGCGGTGCATCAACGGGAGAATACGAAGCGGTGGAATTGCGTGACGGCGATAAAAGCCGTTATTTAGGAAAAGGCGTATTAAAAGCGGTGGAAAACGTTAACGAAGTCATTGCACCAGCGATTATCGGCTTTGAAGTGACAGACCAAGTCGGCATTGACAAAACGCTCATTGAACTAGACGGCACGGAAAATAAAAGCAAATTAGGGGCAAACGCGATTTTAGGTGTATCACTGGCAGTCGCGCGCGCGGCGGCAGACGAATTGGATCTGCCATTATACCAATACCTCGGCGGGTTTAACGCGAAAACATTGCCTGTGCCAATGATGAATATCTTAAACGGCGGCGCGCATGCCGATAACAACGTGGACATTCAAGAATTTATGATTATGCCTGTCGGCGCGAAAAGCTTCCGTGAAGCGCTTCGCATGGGATCGGAAATTTTCCACAGCTTAAAAGCGGTATTAAAAGCGAAAGGCTACAATACGGCGGTTGGCGACGAAGGCGGCTTTGCGCCAAACTTAAAATCGAACGAAGAAGCGCTGCAAACGATCATTGAAGCGATTGAAAAAGCCGGCTACAAACCAGGCGAAGAAGTGATGCTGGCGATGGACGTTGCTTCTTCCGAGCTTTACAACAAAGAAGACGGCAAATACCATTTGGAAGGCGAAGGCGTTGTAAGAACGTCCGAAGAAATGGTCGCATGGTATGAAGAACTTGTTTCAAAATATCCAATAATTTCCATCGAAGACGGGTTGGATGAAAATGACTGGGAAGGCCATAAACTATTAACCGAACGCCTCGGCAAAAAAGTACAGCTTGTTGGTGACGACCTGTTTGTAACGAACACGAAAAAATTAGCGGAAGGAATTGAAAAAGGCGTCGGCAACTCGATTTTGATTAAAGTAAACCAAATCGGTACATTAACGGAAACGTTCGATGCGATTGAAATGGCAAAACGCGCCGGATATACGGCGGTTGTTTCCCACCGTTCCGGTGAAACGGAAGACAGCACGATCGCTGACATCGCGGTGGCGACAAACGCCGGCCAAATTAAAACAGGGGCGCCTTCCCGCACCGACCGTGTCGCGAAATACAATCAATTGCTCCGCATCGAAGACCAGCTTGGCGACACAGCGATTTACAACGGCATTAAATCGTTCTATAACTTGAAAAAATAA
- the gpmI gene encoding 2,3-bisphosphoglycerate-independent phosphoglycerate mutase, protein MSKKPVALIILDGFALREETYGNAVAQANKPNFDRYWNEYPHATLTACGEAVGLPEGQMGNSEVGHLNIGAGRIVYQSLTRVNIAIREGEFDRNETFLAAMNHVKEKGTNLHIFGLLSDGGVHSHINHLYALLRLAAKEGVKNVYVHGFLDGRDVGPQTAPKYIKELQAKIKEYGVGEIATLSGRYYSMDRDKRWDRVEKAYRAMVYGEGPTYRDPLECIEDSYQHGIYDEFVLPSVMVREDGSPVATIKDEDAIIFYNFRPDRAIQISNTFTNEDFREFDRGPKHPKNLFFVCLTHFSETVKGYVAFKPTNLDNTLGEVISQHGLRQLRIAETEKYPHVTFFMSGGREEKFPGEDRILINSPKVATYDLKPEMSAYEVTDALLKEIEADKYDAIILNYANPDMVGHSGKLEPTIKAVEAVDECLGKVVDAILAKGGIAIITADHGNADEVLTPDGKPQTAHTTNPVPVIVTKKGIELRKDGILGDLAPTMLDLLGLPQPKEMTGKTLIIKNNE, encoded by the coding sequence ATGAGTAAAAAACCGGTAGCGTTAATTATTTTAGACGGATTTGCGCTTCGCGAAGAAACATACGGCAATGCGGTAGCGCAAGCGAACAAGCCGAACTTTGACCGCTATTGGAACGAATATCCACACGCAACGCTCACCGCTTGCGGCGAAGCGGTCGGGCTTCCGGAAGGGCAAATGGGCAACTCGGAAGTCGGCCATTTAAATATCGGCGCCGGCCGCATTGTCTATCAAAGTTTAACGCGCGTCAACATCGCGATTCGCGAAGGAGAGTTTGATCGCAATGAAACATTTTTAGCGGCGATGAATCATGTCAAAGAAAAAGGGACAAATTTGCACATTTTCGGTCTTCTCTCCGATGGCGGCGTGCACAGCCATATTAACCATCTATATGCGCTATTGAGATTAGCCGCTAAAGAAGGCGTGAAAAACGTTTATGTTCACGGCTTTTTAGATGGCCGCGACGTCGGTCCGCAAACGGCGCCGAAATATATTAAAGAGCTGCAAGCAAAAATAAAAGAGTATGGCGTTGGCGAAATCGCGACATTATCCGGCCGCTATTACTCGATGGACCGCGACAAACGGTGGGATCGCGTCGAAAAAGCGTACCGCGCGATGGTATATGGAGAAGGACCAACATACCGCGATCCGCTTGAGTGCATTGAAGACTCTTATCAACATGGCATTTACGATGAGTTCGTTCTTCCATCCGTTATGGTACGTGAAGATGGATCGCCGGTGGCGACGATTAAAGACGAAGATGCGATCATTTTCTACAACTTCCGTCCAGACCGTGCGATTCAAATTTCGAACACGTTTACGAACGAAGATTTCCGCGAGTTCGATCGCGGGCCGAAACATCCGAAAAACTTGTTCTTTGTCTGCTTGACACACTTTAGTGAAACTGTAAAAGGGTATGTCGCGTTTAAACCGACAAATTTGGATAATACGCTCGGTGAAGTCATATCACAACATGGATTGCGCCAGCTTCGCATCGCGGAAACGGAAAAATATCCGCACGTGACGTTCTTTATGAGCGGCGGACGGGAAGAGAAGTTTCCGGGCGAAGACCGCATTTTAATCAATTCACCGAAAGTCGCCACATATGACTTAAAACCAGAAATGAGCGCTTATGAAGTAACGGATGCGCTCCTGAAAGAAATTGAAGCAGATAAATATGACGCAATCATTTTAAACTATGCGAACCCGGATATGGTTGGCCATTCCGGTAAGCTCGAACCAACCATTAAAGCGGTGGAAGCGGTCGATGAATGCCTTGGCAAAGTCGTGGATGCGATTCTTGCGAAAGGCGGCATCGCTATTATTACGGCAGACCATGGAAACGCGGATGAAGTATTGACGCCGGATGGCAAACCGCAAACGGCGCATACGACAAATCCGGTTCCGGTGATCGTCACGAAAAAAGGCATCGAACTTCGCAAAGACGGCATTTTAGGGGATTTAGCCCCAACCATGCTTGATTTGCTTGGCTTGCCACAGCCGAAAGAAATGACTGGAAAAACATTAATTATAAAAAATAATGAATAA
- a CDS encoding carboxylesterase encodes MKIVPPKPFTFEAGERAVLLLHGFTGNSSDVRMLGRFLEAKGYTCHAPIYKGHGVPPEELVHTGPDDWWQDVINAYEFLKNKGYEKIAVAGLSLGGVFSLKLGYTVPVVGIIPMCAPMYIKSEETMYQGVLKYAREYKKREGKTTEQIEKEMEAFKKTPMKTLKALQELIADVRDHIDLIYAPTFVVQARHDEMINPDSANIIYNGIESPVKKIKWYEESGHVITLDKEKEQLHEDIYEFLESLDW; translated from the coding sequence ATGAAGATCGTTCCACCAAAACCATTTACGTTTGAAGCAGGAGAACGCGCAGTTTTATTGCTACATGGTTTTACCGGAAACTCGTCGGATGTCAGAATGCTGGGGCGTTTTCTTGAAGCAAAAGGATACACATGTCATGCGCCAATTTATAAAGGGCACGGGGTGCCGCCAGAAGAGCTTGTACACACTGGACCGGACGATTGGTGGCAAGATGTGATAAACGCCTATGAATTTTTAAAAAATAAAGGATACGAAAAAATCGCGGTTGCTGGACTATCGCTTGGAGGCGTATTTTCCCTGAAATTGGGTTACACTGTACCTGTAGTGGGAATTATTCCAATGTGCGCGCCGATGTATATTAAAAGCGAAGAAACAATGTATCAAGGTGTGCTAAAGTATGCGCGCGAATATAAAAAACGGGAAGGAAAAACAACGGAACAAATTGAAAAAGAAATGGAAGCATTTAAAAAGACGCCGATGAAAACGTTAAAAGCGTTGCAAGAGCTGATTGCCGATGTACGCGACCACATCGATTTGATTTATGCGCCGACATTTGTTGTGCAAGCGCGTCACGATGAAATGATTAACCCCGATAGCGCCAATATTATTTATAACGGTATTGAATCGCCAGTGAAAAAAATCAAATGGTATGAAGAGTCAGGCCATGTCATTACGCTGGATAAAGAAAAAGAACAGCTGCATGAGGATATTTACGAGTTTTTAGAGTCGTTGGATTGGTAA
- the tpiA gene encoding triose-phosphate isomerase — translation MRKRIIAGNWKMHKTLPEAVSFVEEVKRLVPPAEQVDSVICAPFLFLDRLVQNVQGSDLKIGAQNMHFEDKGAFTGEISPVALKDIGVTYVIIGHSERREMFAETDETVNKKVHAAFKHGLIPIVCCGETLEQRESGKTNDIVGAQVEKALAGLTAEQAKQVVIAYEPIWAIGTGKSSTAEDANEVCGHIRSVIAKIFSPEVAEAVRIQYGGSVKPENIREFLAQEHIDGALVGGASLDPTSFLQLVEAGQHE, via the coding sequence ATGAGAAAACGAATTATCGCAGGAAACTGGAAAATGCATAAAACATTGCCGGAGGCAGTAAGCTTCGTGGAAGAAGTAAAACGGCTTGTTCCGCCGGCAGAACAAGTAGACTCTGTCATTTGCGCCCCTTTCTTGTTTTTAGACCGCCTTGTCCAAAACGTACAAGGATCCGATTTAAAAATCGGTGCGCAAAATATGCATTTTGAAGACAAAGGGGCGTTTACTGGCGAAATCAGCCCGGTTGCGCTGAAAGATATCGGCGTGACGTATGTCATTATCGGTCACTCCGAGCGCCGCGAAATGTTTGCGGAGACGGATGAAACCGTCAATAAAAAAGTACATGCTGCCTTCAAGCATGGGTTAATTCCAATCGTCTGCTGCGGCGAAACGCTGGAACAAAGGGAAAGCGGAAAAACGAATGACATCGTCGGCGCGCAAGTCGAAAAAGCGCTTGCCGGTTTAACTGCGGAACAAGCCAAACAAGTGGTGATCGCTTATGAACCAATTTGGGCGATCGGCACTGGCAAATCATCGACGGCAGAAGATGCCAACGAAGTGTGCGGCCATATTCGTTCGGTCATTGCCAAAATCTTTTCGCCGGAAGTGGCCGAAGCCGTACGCATTCAGTATGGCGGTAGCGTAAAACCGGAAAACATTCGCGAATTTTTAGCACAAGAACATATTGATGGCGCCCTTGTCGGCGGCGCAAGCCTCGATCCGACATCATTTTTACAATTAGTGGAGGCTGGACAACATGAGTAA
- a CDS encoding phosphoglycerate kinase, with the protein MNKKTVRDVDVKGKRVFCRVDFNVPMENGAITDDTRIRAALPTIRYLIEQGAKVILASHLGRPKGKVVEELRLNAVAERLSELLGKHVTKTDEAYGDAVKEAISKMNEGDVLLLENVRFYPGEEKNDPELAKAFAELADIYVNDAFGAAHRAHASTEGIAHYLPAVAGFLMEKEIEVLGKALSNPERPFTAIIGGAKVKDKIGVIENLLNKVDNLIIGGGLAYTFVKALGHGVGKSLLEEDKIELAKSFMEKAKEKGVNFYMPVDVVVADRFANDANTKVVAIDAIPSDWEALDIGPKTRELYRDVIMKSKLVVWNGPMGVFEMDAFAEGTKAVAQALADAADTYSVIGGGDSAAAVEKFGLADKMDHISTGGGASLEFMEGKQLPGVVALNDK; encoded by the coding sequence ATGAATAAAAAAACAGTTCGAGACGTGGATGTGAAAGGAAAGCGAGTGTTTTGCCGCGTCGACTTTAACGTGCCAATGGAAAACGGAGCGATTACGGATGACACGCGTATCCGCGCGGCACTCCCAACGATTCGTTATTTAATCGAACAAGGCGCAAAAGTGATTTTGGCGAGCCATCTCGGCCGTCCGAAAGGAAAAGTCGTGGAAGAATTGCGTTTAAATGCGGTTGCTGAGCGTTTAAGCGAGCTGCTTGGAAAACATGTGACAAAAACAGATGAAGCATACGGTGATGCAGTAAAAGAAGCAATTTCAAAAATGAATGAAGGCGATGTATTGCTTCTCGAAAACGTCCGTTTTTATCCGGGGGAAGAGAAAAACGACCCAGAGTTGGCGAAAGCATTTGCTGAATTAGCGGATATTTATGTGAACGACGCGTTTGGCGCCGCTCACCGTGCCCATGCTTCCACTGAAGGAATCGCGCACTACTTGCCAGCCGTTGCCGGATTTTTAATGGAAAAAGAAATTGAAGTGCTAGGAAAAGCGTTGTCCAATCCAGAACGTCCATTTACGGCGATCATTGGCGGCGCGAAAGTGAAAGACAAAATCGGTGTAATCGAAAACTTGCTTAACAAAGTGGACAATTTGATTATTGGCGGCGGTCTTGCGTATACGTTTGTAAAAGCGCTCGGCCATGGAGTCGGCAAATCGCTGCTGGAAGAAGATAAAATCGAACTGGCCAAATCATTTATGGAAAAAGCGAAAGAAAAAGGAGTTAACTTCTATATGCCAGTTGACGTCGTCGTAGCTGATCGGTTTGCGAACGACGCCAATACGAAAGTCGTTGCGATTGATGCGATTCCAAGCGATTGGGAAGCGCTGGATATCGGTCCGAAAACGCGCGAACTTTACCGTGATGTAATTATGAAATCGAAGCTTGTTGTTTGGAACGGCCCAATGGGCGTTTTTGAAATGGATGCTTTTGCCGAAGGAACAAAAGCGGTTGCCCAAGCGTTAGCGGACGCTGCCGATACATATTCGGTCATCGGCGGTGGAGATTCTGCGGCAGCGGTAGAAAAATTCGGCTTAGCGGACAAAATGGATCACATCTCTACCGGAGGCGGTGCATCGCTGGAATTTATGGAAGGAAAACAACTTCCTGGAGTGGTGGCGTTAAACGATAAATAA
- the secG gene encoding preprotein translocase subunit SecG produces MHALLVTLLVIVSIALIVIVLLQSGRSAGLSGAITGGAEQLFGKQKARGLDAVLQRITVVLAVLFFVLSIAVTYMQL; encoded by the coding sequence ATGCATGCATTGCTTGTCACATTGTTAGTTATTGTTTCGATTGCGCTTATTGTGATCGTTTTGTTGCAATCGGGACGAAGCGCCGGCCTTTCTGGCGCCATTACCGGCGGTGCGGAGCAGCTGTTTGGAAAACAGAAAGCGCGCGGATTGGATGCAGTGTTGCAGCGCATTACAGTTGTGCTAGCGGTGTTGTTTTTTGTATTATCAATAGCGGTGACGTATATGCAACTTTAA